One Rhododendron vialii isolate Sample 1 chromosome 2a, ASM3025357v1 genomic region harbors:
- the LOC131313330 gene encoding uncharacterized protein LOC131313330 — MRSEEEVVQEKVMDISLKELSMKLEEFAKARDWEKYHSPRNLLLAMVGEVGELSEIFQWKGEVDKGLPNWEESEKEHLGEELSDVLLYLIRLADMCGVDLGDAASKKIVKNGIKYPPKELF; from the exons atgaGGAGTGAAGAAGAGGTGGTGCAAGAGAAGGTGATGGACATCAGTTTGAAGGAGCTCTCTATGAAACTTGAGGAATTTGCCAAGGCTAGAGACTGGGAAAAGTACCACAGCCCTAGGAATTTACTTCTTGCCATG GTTGGAGAAGTGGGGGAGCTATCAGAGATATTTCAATGGAAGGGAGAGGTGGATAAAGGCTTGCCAAATTGGGAGGAATCAGAGAAGGAACATTTGGGGGAAGAGTTATCTGATGTTCTGTTATATCTCATTAGATTGGCTGATATGTGTGGCGTTGATCTTGGTGATGCTGCCTCCAAGAAAATTGTCAAGAATGGAATCAAATACCCACCCAAAGAGCTCTTCTAA
- the LOC131316988 gene encoding polyubiquitin-like yields the protein MKRSETTRKLKALFHEKEGTPENLQELFSLIKLLVYIPSNKKTLELEAKTRDTVENIKFLIQTKEGILSEQFTLFYDGELLDDNRTLASLGIQSE from the exons ATGAAGAGATCAGAGACAACCAGAAAACTGAAGGCCTTGTTTCATGAGAAGGAAGGCACTCCTGAAAATCTTCAGGAGCTCTTTTCTCTG ATAAAGCTTCTTGTCTACATACCATCGAATAAGAAAACACTTGAACTTGAAGCAAAGACTCGTGATACTGTCGAGAACATTAAATTTTTGATTCAGACAAAAGAAGGCATCCTATCAGAACAGTTCACTCTTTTCTACGATGGAGAGCTGCTGGATGATAACAGAACTTTGGCCTCTCTCGGTATCCAGTCAGAATAA